The Drosophila biarmipes strain raj3 chromosome 2L, RU_DBia_V1.1, whole genome shotgun sequence genome has a window encoding:
- the LOC108033259 gene encoding uncharacterized protein LOC108033259 yields MEKEEPVSPGSPPKFRPIVVTNGKSDGNPLSPGRESLKKWLGRKMRVVLQNKLVLIGIFSCTDHDENLVLYNCGTFEPENEKPIAVGKVIVPGHQISTVSIDMQPDEAEPLEQLEEL; encoded by the coding sequence ATGGAAAAAGAAGAGCCCGTATCACCAGGCAGTCCCCCCAAGTTCAGGCCCATCGTGGTCACCAACGGGAAGAGCGATGGGAATCCCCTTTCGCCGGGTCGCGAGTCCCTCAAGAAGTGGCTGGGTCGAAAAATGAGAGTGGTACTGCAAAATAAGCTCGTGCTGATCGGCATCTTCAGCTGCACAGATCACGACGAGAATCTGGTGCTCTACAATTGTGGCACCTTCGAGCCGGAGAACGAGAAACCTATAGCCGTGGGGAAAGTCATAGTGCCAGGTCACCAAATATCAACGGTGTCCATCGATATGCAACCGGACGAGGCAGAGCCATTAGAACAATTGGAGGAATTATAA
- the LOC108033257 gene encoding uncharacterized protein LOC108033257: protein MDSTDCDSGSDLSSMSDSTVGDGPSASSCTLQSCRSKACDIDCCEGDPSRPPYTRVMPEDRRYGVVFSNEENPCCCDFSCVLQFLLKCFHMFEDDVAFLRFSDCSAAENFDCNLLMVGRDDRTKDWLIQQTRAICPPFRVTSFIRHFELVKVTFVIPKVVDARLCRIFNLFEKQNCGLETGKWCVVNQTLLDECSEEYQSKVVYPEAENVEVTAYIDAESVDIIKNNCSRICYLVFHLPVDFCPHV from the coding sequence ATGGACTCAACTGACTGCGACTCGGGCTCCGACTTGAGTTCAATGTCAGACTCCACTGTGGGCGACGGCCCATCAGCAAGCAGCTGCACCCTGCAGTCCTGCCGCTCCAAGGCCTGTGACATCGACTGCTGCGAAGGAGACCCCAGCCGACCTCCGTACACCAGGGTCATGCCGGAGGATCGGCGGTACGGGGTCGTCTTCAGCAACGAGGAGAATCCCTGCTGCTGTGACTTCAGTTGCGTCCTGCAGTTCCTCCTCAAGTGCTTCCACATGTTTGAGGATGATGTGGCTTTCCTGCGCTTTAGCGATTGCTCCGCGGCGGAGAACTTCGATTGCAACTTGCTGATGGTCGGAAGGGACGATCGGACGAAGGACTGGCTGATCCAGCAGACCAGGGCGATCTGCCCGCCCTTCAGGGTGACCTCCTTCATCCGCCACTTCGAGTTGGTTAAGGTGACTTTCGTAATACCGAAGGTGGTGGACGCTCGCCTCTGCCGCATATTCAACCTCTTTGAGAAGCAGAACTGCGGACTGGAAACCGGCAAGTGGTGCGTGGTGAACCAGACCCTCCTGGATGAGTGCAGCGAGGAGTACCAGTCGAAGGTGGTGTACCCCGAGGCCGAGAATGTGGAGGTCACGGCGTACATAGACGCGGAGAGCGTGGACATCATCAAGAACAATTGCTCCAGGATCTGCTACCTTGTGTTCCACCTTCCGGTCGACTTTTGTCCTCATGTCTAG
- the LOC108033258 gene encoding uncharacterized protein LOC108033258 has protein sequence MMMMQLLDAADWVRFMDVRTEILTNAVGPDPELEPEPVHPDPDVNQFRDAEIQRHSTDCNSGSDLSPMGDGPSASSCTLQSCRSKACDIDCCEGDPSRPPYTRVMPEDRRYGVVFSNEENPCCCDFSCVLQFLLKCFHMFEDDVAFLRFSECSSAESFDCNLLMVVDARLCRIFNLFEKQNCGLDTVKWCVVNQTLLEECSEEYQSKVVYPEAENVEVTAYIDGESVDIIKNNCSRICYLVFHLPVDFCPHI, from the exons atgatgatgatgcagCTGCTGGATGCCGCTGACTGGGTCCGATTTATGGATGTGCGGACAGAGATATTGACGAATGCCGTTGGTCCCGATCCCGAACTCGAACCCGAGCCCGTACACCCCGATCCCGATGTGAATCAGTTCCGAGATGCGGAAATTCAGAGGC ATTCGACTGACTGCAACTCGGGCTCCGACTTGAGTCCAATGGGCGACGGCCCATCAGCAAGCAGCTGCACCCTGCAGTCCTGCCGCTCCAAGGCCTGTGACATCGACTGCTGCGAAGGAGACCCCAGCCGACCTCCGTACACCAGGGTCATGCCGGAGGATCGGCGGTACGGGGTCGTCTTCAGCAACGAGGAGAATCCCTGCTGCTGTGACTTCAgttgtgtcctgcagttcctCCTCAAATGCTTCCACATGTTTGAGGATGATGTGGCTTTCCTGCGCTTCAGCGAGTGCTCCTCGGCGGAGAGCTTCGATTGCAACTTGCTGATG GTGGTGGACGCTCGCCTCTGCCGCATATTCAACCTCTTTGAGAAGCAGAACTGCGGACTGGACACCGTCAAGTGGTGCGTGGTGAACCAGACGCTCCTGGAAGAGTGCAGCGAGGAGTACCAGTCGAAGGTGGTGTACCCCGAGGCCGAGAATGTGGAGGTCACGGCGTACATAGACGGAGAGAGCGTGGACATCATCAAGAACAATTGCTCCAGGATCTGCTACCTTGTGTTCCACCTTCCGGTCGACTTTTGTCCTCATATCTAG